In Deltaproteobacteria bacterium, the following proteins share a genomic window:
- a CDS encoding diaminopimelate epimerase has translation MPTLPFTKMHGTGNDFVMVDARDFSEARLKALRRNASRIGDRHFGVGFDQMIIVRKPESKDADLRMEIINQDGSIVEMCGNGIRCFALYVRDRKIMDKPVLNVETPAGIIRPRIADGLVEVDMGEPVLDGRRIPVNVDGEIRDRTLTIAGEPRTVTCVSMGNPHCVSFVQSVEAAPVTTLGPKIEHDPLFPRRINAEFAEIVDKGTIRLRVWERGAGETLACGTGACATAVAAAWTGRTGRNVTVKLPGGDLRIRWDESSNRVFMTGPATTVFEGSLELPDGE, from the coding sequence ATGCCCACGCTCCCCTTCACCAAGATGCACGGCACCGGCAACGACTTCGTGATGGTCGATGCCCGGGATTTCAGCGAGGCCCGCCTCAAGGCGCTTCGCCGGAACGCCTCGCGGATCGGCGACCGCCACTTCGGTGTCGGATTTGACCAGATGATTATCGTCCGGAAACCGGAATCGAAGGATGCCGACCTCCGCATGGAGATCATCAACCAGGACGGGTCCATCGTGGAGATGTGCGGAAACGGAATCCGCTGTTTTGCCCTTTACGTCCGCGACCGGAAGATCATGGACAAGCCGGTCCTGAACGTGGAAACTCCGGCCGGCATCATCCGCCCCCGCATCGCGGACGGACTGGTGGAAGTGGACATGGGAGAACCGGTCCTCGACGGCCGCAGGATCCCGGTCAACGTGGATGGCGAGATCCGCGACCGGACGCTCACCATTGCCGGCGAACCACGGACCGTCACCTGCGTCTCAATGGGGAATCCCCACTGCGTGAGCTTCGTTCAATCGGTGGAAGCGGCGCCAGTCACAACGCTGGGACCGAAGATCGAGCATGACCCGCTTTTCCCCAGGCGAATCAATGCCGAATTCGCCGAGATCGTGGACAAAGGCACGATCCGCCTCCGCGTCTGGGAACGCGGCGCGGGCGAAACCCTCGCCTGCGGGACCGGCGCCTGCGCCACGGCGGTTGCTGCCGCATGGACCGGCCGCACGGGCAGGAATGTGACAGTAAAACTTCCGGGCGGTGATCTCAGGATCCGCTGGGACGAGAGCTCGAACCGGGTGTTCATGACCGGTCCGGCAACAACGGTATTCGAGGGCAGCCTGGAACTGCCCGACGGGGAGTGA
- the lysA gene encoding diaminopimelate decarboxylase produces MSSPTPFTYKNSELYCEQVLLAKIAETVDTPFYVYSKNTIADNVKAFQKAFKDVPHLIAFSTKANSNLSVLNTVIQNGGGLDIVSSGELYRGLKAGVDPKKVVYSGVGKKASEIEYAIKTGILMLNVESAEELEKINEIAERLHLKAPVALRVNPDVDPKTHPYISTGMKKAKFGIPVQEALRLYGEAARMKGLKVVGVDCHIGSQLTDTQPFVDAMKRIRGVVEELRSRNIEITHLDIGGGLGIQYKDEKPPSIEEYAAAILDVLKDIGCTLVLEPGRRIVGKAGALITQVIYNKHGEAKDFVILDAAMNDLIRPSLYEAWHEIIPVKESKPEKKAVDIVGPVCESGDCFAHDRKFPKVAPGDLVAILDAGAYGFTMASNYNTRARPAEVMVSGEKFITVRKRETLEDMIRGESISMF; encoded by the coding sequence ATGAGCTCCCCGACCCCGTTCACCTACAAGAACTCCGAGCTGTACTGCGAGCAGGTTCTCCTGGCCAAGATCGCGGAAACGGTGGATACGCCGTTCTACGTCTACAGCAAGAACACCATCGCCGATAACGTCAAGGCGTTCCAGAAGGCGTTCAAGGACGTCCCGCACCTGATCGCGTTCAGCACCAAGGCAAACTCGAACCTGTCAGTTCTGAACACGGTCATCCAGAATGGCGGCGGTCTGGATATCGTTTCCAGCGGCGAGCTCTACCGTGGTCTCAAGGCGGGCGTGGACCCCAAGAAGGTGGTCTATTCGGGCGTCGGAAAGAAGGCCTCCGAGATCGAATACGCGATCAAGACCGGCATCCTGATGCTGAACGTGGAGTCGGCCGAGGAACTCGAGAAGATCAACGAGATCGCCGAACGGCTCCATCTGAAGGCTCCCGTCGCGCTCCGGGTAAACCCCGACGTTGACCCCAAGACCCATCCCTACATTTCCACCGGCATGAAGAAGGCCAAGTTCGGCATCCCGGTGCAGGAGGCGCTCCGGCTCTACGGCGAGGCGGCGAGGATGAAAGGGCTGAAGGTGGTAGGCGTCGACTGCCATATCGGTTCCCAGCTTACCGACACCCAGCCGTTCGTTGACGCCATGAAGCGCATCCGCGGCGTGGTGGAGGAACTCCGTTCCCGGAACATCGAGATCACCCATCTGGACATAGGCGGCGGCCTTGGCATCCAGTACAAGGACGAAAAGCCGCCCTCGATTGAGGAATACGCTGCCGCCATCCTGGATGTCCTGAAAGACATCGGCTGCACGCTGGTGCTTGAGCCCGGCCGCCGGATCGTCGGCAAGGCCGGTGCGCTCATCACCCAGGTGATCTACAACAAGCACGGCGAAGCCAAGGATTTCGTCATTCTCGATGCCGCCATGAACGACCTCATCCGGCCGAGCCTCTACGAGGCCTGGCACGAGATCATTCCCGTGAAGGAATCGAAGCCGGAGAAGAAAGCCGTCGATATCGTCGGCCCCGTCTGCGAGAGCGGAGACTGCTTCGCCCATGACCGGAAGTTCCCGAAGGTCGCTCCGGGCGACCTGGTGGCGATCCTTGACGCCGGGGCCTATGGCTTCACGATGGCCTCCAACTACAACACCCGGGCACGGCCGGCCGAAGTGATGGTCAGTGGCGAGAAGTTCATTACCGTCCGGAAGCGGGAAACCCTTGAGGACATGATCCGGGGCGAATCGATCTCGATGTTCTGA